A DNA window from Shumkonia mesophila contains the following coding sequences:
- a CDS encoding hybrid sensor histidine kinase/response regulator, translating into MAPTKKAGEIQGWLEFGEDFAGPAEGREARRRGRKPSDPETPDTDSSRDEAHAFNTELLRSLLMSTGEGIYGIDLAGRCTFCNPSAVRLLGFSDAAELVGKQIHDLIHSRRADGSPRDPDDCRILQGMRERQGIHVDDEVFWRCDGQPIPVEYRSQPVFRNGAVVGAVVSFADIAERKRAEEAMRASEERFRSIFEQTSVGMAIFNPDGRYLTVNRAFREMLGYTEEELLLRKYDEITFEDDRKASRERNRRVRAGKLDRFEVEKRYVRKDGRVIWVVLSASTIRDADGVPIFNIRQIQDITERKQAVEAVRDSEARFRAVIDNSPAAVCLRSVDGRYVLFNREFEKRHGVRLEEAVGKHADDMAQPEVARAISLNDEVVLDTAMPCEYEVEFPDQHNVMRTGFTNKFPIFGSMGEVVGIGSICADMTDHKQMEEKLRHAQKLEAVGQLTGGVAHDFNNILAVILTNLEFLEEDLAGNESHREIISEAIRAVHRGAKLTERLLAFSRKQPLNPKTLDLVSVLSDMVELLRRTLGETITVQTAFPGDLCPVFVDRNQFENAILNLAVNARDAMKQRGGKLEILCTNRKIVHRASGRINEMPSGQYVCVEIRDNGDGMTPEVIERAFEPFFTTKKTGEGSGLGLSMVYGFANQSGGAVTISSVVGMGTSVKLFLPAVPPGSRVAAAEADSADDPGAAGLPRGSETILVVEDDVDVGSSAQRTLASLGYQVFWASDARGALEVLQGDQRIDLLFSDVIMPGGIDGRELAEEARKLLPELKIILTSGYAAGKLNLIELDAIGIGFISKPYTRRTLAEAVRSTLGDADNAG; encoded by the coding sequence ATGGCACCTACAAAAAAAGCGGGGGAAATACAGGGTTGGCTGGAGTTCGGCGAAGATTTTGCGGGTCCCGCCGAAGGGCGAGAGGCGCGGCGTCGTGGCCGCAAGCCTTCCGACCCAGAGACGCCGGATACCGATAGTTCCCGGGACGAGGCGCACGCCTTCAATACCGAACTCCTGCGCTCGCTGCTGATGTCGACAGGCGAGGGCATCTATGGGATCGACCTGGCGGGAAGGTGCACGTTCTGCAACCCGTCGGCGGTTCGCCTGCTGGGATTTTCCGATGCCGCGGAACTGGTCGGAAAGCAGATCCACGATCTCATCCACAGCCGTCGCGCCGATGGCAGCCCCCGCGATCCCGACGATTGCCGCATTCTCCAGGGCATGCGGGAACGGCAAGGCATCCACGTCGACGACGAGGTGTTCTGGCGATGCGACGGCCAACCCATCCCGGTCGAATATCGGTCCCAGCCGGTCTTTCGTAACGGCGCGGTCGTCGGCGCCGTCGTCAGCTTCGCCGACATCGCGGAACGCAAGCGCGCCGAGGAAGCGATGCGGGCCAGCGAAGAGAGGTTCCGCAGCATCTTCGAGCAGACCTCCGTTGGTATGGCCATCTTCAATCCGGACGGCCGCTATCTGACGGTGAACCGGGCCTTTCGGGAAATGCTCGGCTATACCGAGGAAGAGCTTCTCCTGCGGAAGTACGACGAGATCACCTTCGAGGACGACCGCAAGGCCAGCCGCGAAAGGAACCGCCGCGTCCGTGCCGGCAAGCTCGACCGCTTCGAGGTCGAGAAGCGCTATGTGCGCAAGGACGGCCGCGTCATCTGGGTAGTCTTGAGCGCCTCGACCATTCGCGACGCCGACGGCGTGCCGATTTTCAATATCCGCCAGATTCAGGACATTACGGAGCGCAAACAGGCGGTCGAAGCCGTCCGCGACAGCGAGGCGCGCTTCCGGGCGGTGATCGACAACTCGCCGGCGGCGGTTTGTTTGCGGAGCGTCGACGGGCGCTATGTGCTGTTCAACCGTGAATTCGAGAAGAGACATGGCGTGCGCCTGGAAGAGGCGGTGGGCAAGCACGCCGACGACATGGCCCAGCCGGAGGTTGCGCGGGCCATTTCCCTGAACGACGAGGTGGTGCTCGATACCGCGATGCCCTGCGAGTACGAGGTGGAGTTTCCCGACCAGCACAACGTCATGCGCACGGGATTCACCAACAAGTTTCCCATTTTCGGCTCGATGGGCGAGGTGGTGGGCATCGGCTCCATCTGCGCGGACATGACCGACCACAAGCAGATGGAAGAAAAGCTTCGCCACGCCCAGAAGCTGGAAGCGGTCGGTCAATTGACCGGCGGCGTTGCCCATGACTTCAACAATATCCTCGCGGTCATCCTGACCAACCTCGAATTCCTCGAGGAGGATCTGGCCGGCAACGAATCGCATCGCGAAATCATCTCGGAAGCCATCCGGGCCGTCCACCGGGGCGCCAAGCTGACGGAGCGCCTGTTGGCTTTCTCGCGCAAGCAGCCGCTCAATCCGAAAACGCTGGATTTGGTCAGCGTGCTTTCGGACATGGTCGAACTGCTGCGCCGCACGCTGGGGGAAACCATCACCGTGCAGACGGCCTTCCCCGGCGACCTGTGCCCGGTCTTCGTCGATCGCAATCAGTTCGAGAACGCCATCCTCAATCTCGCCGTCAATGCCCGCGACGCCATGAAACAGCGAGGCGGCAAACTGGAAATTCTTTGCACCAACCGGAAGATCGTCCATCGGGCCTCGGGGCGCATCAACGAGATGCCGTCCGGCCAGTACGTATGCGTCGAGATCAGGGATAACGGCGACGGCATGACGCCCGAGGTGATCGAGCGCGCTTTCGAACCGTTTTTCACCACCAAGAAGACGGGGGAGGGCAGCGGCCTCGGTCTCAGCATGGTCTACGGTTTCGCCAACCAGTCCGGCGGCGCCGTGACCATTTCCAGCGTGGTGGGGATGGGCACCTCGGTCAAGCTCTTCCTTCCGGCCGTTCCCCCCGGCAGCCGCGTGGCGGCTGCCGAGGCGGATTCGGCGGATGATCCCGGCGCGGCGGGGCTGCCGCGCGGCAGCGAGACCATCCTGGTGGTCGAGGATGACGTCGACGTCGGTTCCTCGGCGCAGCGCACGCTGGCCAGTCTCGGCTATCAGGTGTTCTGGGCATCGGACGCCCGCGGCGCCCTCGAGGTCCTGCAGGGCGACCAGCGTATCGACCTGTTGTTTTCCGACGTCATCATGCCCGGCGGCATCGACGGCCGCGAACTCGCCGAAGAGGCGCGCAAACTGCTGCCCGAGTTGAAGATCATCCTGACCTCGGGGTATG